From Aristaeella lactis, the proteins below share one genomic window:
- a CDS encoding MATE family efflux transporter, translated as MIRIKDLTSGNPVRLILVFALPVLTGNMLQQFYNLVDSLIIGQLLGVTALAAVSASGWLDWAVLSIPMGLAQGYSIHASQCYGGKQYAELKRTVAQSYLISAAVTVALEAISQTLLRPVLTWMNSPEETIHLTENYLRIIYAGLPVVMCLNVFSGFLYALGNSRTPLLALACATAVNIALDWWFVGSLGLGTNGGAYATVIAQAVSAGICLAAVLKIPELRPQRVDYRPDRIVIRKLIRLGFPIAFQNLIISLGGLILQGVVNAFGFIFMAGYNAASRLQGLVEIAGSSLGSAAGTFTGQNYGAGRMDRVRLGLRRSAQIGFLLALTVGGLMTVFGKSILSLFIRDEAELADQVLAIGYDFLRVMAAGLPMLYLLFVYRTTLQGLGDTVMPMISGFLELALRVGAALLLPAILGYWGVYLAEIAAWIGAGAFLIMVCYHRLHRLTNTVEETK; from the coding sequence GTGATACGGATCAAGGATTTGACATCAGGGAATCCCGTGAGGCTGATACTGGTTTTTGCGCTACCGGTTCTTACGGGGAATATGCTGCAGCAGTTTTATAATTTGGTTGACTCTCTGATTATCGGGCAGCTGCTGGGAGTTACAGCACTGGCAGCGGTTTCGGCCTCCGGGTGGCTGGACTGGGCCGTGCTGTCAATCCCCATGGGGCTGGCGCAGGGATATTCCATCCATGCCTCCCAGTGCTACGGTGGAAAACAGTATGCGGAACTGAAAAGAACCGTTGCACAAAGCTATCTGATCTCCGCAGCAGTGACAGTCGCACTGGAGGCAATCAGCCAGACGCTGCTGCGTCCTGTGCTGACATGGATGAATTCGCCGGAGGAAACCATTCATCTGACAGAGAACTATCTGCGAATTATCTATGCAGGCCTGCCGGTGGTGATGTGCCTGAATGTGTTCAGCGGCTTTCTGTACGCGCTGGGAAACAGCAGAACGCCTCTGCTGGCTCTGGCCTGCGCCACGGCGGTAAACATCGCTCTGGACTGGTGGTTTGTCGGTTCCCTGGGCCTTGGCACTAACGGCGGCGCGTATGCGACCGTGATAGCACAGGCGGTTTCCGCCGGAATCTGTCTGGCTGCGGTATTGAAGATTCCGGAACTTCGCCCTCAGCGGGTCGATTACCGTCCTGACCGGATAGTGATTCGAAAACTTATTCGGCTCGGATTCCCGATTGCCTTTCAGAACCTCATCATTTCACTTGGAGGGCTCATACTGCAAGGCGTGGTCAACGCCTTCGGATTCATCTTTATGGCCGGGTACAACGCGGCCTCCAGGCTGCAGGGACTGGTGGAAATCGCAGGATCTTCCCTAGGAAGCGCGGCGGGTACCTTTACCGGGCAGAATTATGGCGCCGGAAGAATGGATCGTGTAAGGCTGGGGCTGCGGCGTTCAGCACAGATCGGTTTTCTGCTCGCGCTTACCGTCGGAGGGCTGATGACAGTATTCGGAAAGTCCATTCTTTCCCTGTTTATCCGGGATGAGGCGGAACTGGCAGATCAGGTGCTGGCGATTGGATATGATTTTCTTCGGGTGATGGCAGCCGGGTTGCCCATGCTGTATCTGCTTTTTGTTTACAGAACTACCCTGCAAGGCTTGGGCGATACAGTGATGCCGATGATTTCCGGCTTTTTGGAATTGGCGCTGCGTGTTGGAGCAGCGCTGCTTCTTCCTGCGATTCTGGGATATTGGGGAGTTTATCTGGCAGAGATTGCAGCATGGATTGGTGCGGGAGCTTTTCTGATCATGGTCTGTTATCATCGACTGCACAGGCTGACAAATACCGTGGAAGAAACAAAATGA